In Deltaproteobacteria bacterium, a genomic segment contains:
- a CDS encoding glycosyltransferase, whose amino-acid sequence MTFLNDTIDALEHSPSGPLGGNGRDDILAGLEEHRPEGSFDLSDYAAVIGGERMDEIKRLAEPLTGRTWVNVNSTSVGGGVAEMLRSAVPFAQALGLTARWCTIRGNDAFFQVTKKFHNLLQGADGPITLDEIFGAYLDTIEENARDAFIAADLTVLHDPQPAAMIMNAPILGKTLWRCHIDTSIPNKAVWRFLLPYINQYDGAIFTTREFVGPGLKVPVYEIMPCIDPLAPKNRHYTRAEALDILQPLFTADGVDPERPIFAAVSRYDRHKNQGTILKAFSRLVEERPRGPRPYLLFIGNTATDDPEGDAVLNELRQQAGDRADVRFWVNVEDNDRVVGALMSIARGFVHVSTREGFGLVVAEALWQGAPVIGSRVGGIRRQIIDGVTGHLVEPRDVDAIAARMAAVLDDADAAAALGRQGREHVRENFLLPELVKRYLILMRHYLGITADLPPFTYREISNDAVAREYPSA is encoded by the coding sequence TTGACCTTTCTCAACGATACCATCGATGCGTTGGAGCATTCTCCGTCCGGACCCCTCGGCGGAAACGGGCGCGACGACATTCTCGCGGGGCTTGAAGAACACCGGCCGGAAGGCTCCTTCGACCTGTCCGATTACGCGGCGGTCATCGGCGGGGAGCGCATGGACGAGATCAAGCGGCTGGCGGAGCCGTTGACGGGACGCACGTGGGTCAACGTCAACTCCACCTCCGTGGGCGGGGGCGTCGCCGAGATGCTGCGCAGCGCGGTTCCCTTCGCTCAGGCGCTGGGGCTGACCGCCCGCTGGTGCACCATCCGCGGCAACGATGCGTTCTTCCAGGTCACCAAGAAGTTCCACAACCTGCTGCAGGGCGCGGACGGGCCGATTACCCTGGACGAAATATTCGGCGCCTACCTCGACACCATCGAGGAGAACGCCCGCGATGCATTCATCGCCGCGGACCTCACCGTCCTGCACGACCCGCAGCCCGCGGCCATGATCATGAACGCGCCGATTCTGGGCAAGACGCTCTGGCGCTGCCACATCGATACCTCGATACCCAACAAGGCCGTATGGCGCTTTCTCCTGCCGTACATCAACCAATATGACGGTGCCATTTTCACCACGCGCGAGTTCGTGGGGCCGGGGCTCAAGGTCCCCGTGTACGAGATCATGCCGTGCATCGACCCACTGGCGCCGAAGAACCGGCACTACACCCGGGCCGAGGCGCTGGACATCCTCCAGCCGCTGTTCACGGCCGACGGCGTGGACCCCGAAAGGCCCATCTTCGCGGCTGTTTCCCGCTACGACCGTCACAAGAACCAAGGGACCATCCTCAAGGCGTTCTCGCGGCTGGTCGAGGAACGGCCGCGGGGGCCGAGGCCCTACCTGCTCTTCATCGGCAACACCGCCACCGACGACCCGGAAGGAGACGCGGTGCTGAACGAGTTGCGGCAGCAGGCCGGTGACCGCGCGGACGTCCGGTTCTGGGTCAACGTGGAGGACAACGACCGCGTGGTGGGGGCGCTGATGAGCATCGCACGGGGCTTCGTGCACGTTTCGACCCGCGAGGGCTTCGGGCTGGTGGTGGCGGAGGCCCTGTGGCAGGGGGCGCCGGTCATCGGCTCCCGCGTGGGCGGCATCCGGCGCCAGATCATCGACGGAGTCACGGGCCATCTCGTGGAACCCCGCGATGTCGACGCCATCGCCGCGCGCATGGCGGCGGTGCTGGACGACGCGGACGCGGCGGCGGCCTTGGGGCGGCAGGGGCGGGAGCACGTGCGCGAGAACTTCCTGCTTCCGGAGTTGGTGAAGCGTTACCTGATCCTCATGAGGCACTATTTGGGCATCACCGCGGATCTTCCGCCGTTCACGTATCGCGAAATCAGCAACGATGCAGTCGCTCGTGAGTATCCGTCGGCGTAA
- a CDS encoding HU family DNA-binding protein produces the protein MAATKTPAKAARKTAAKTATRMTQAQIVSDLAAKCDLSKTVAKDFLDNLSALAVKEVKKNGVFIVPGIGRLVKDSRKARLGRNPATGETIKIPAKRVVKFRVAKACKDAIVPPKKPRS, from the coding sequence ATGGCAGCGACAAAGACACCGGCGAAGGCCGCCCGGAAGACGGCGGCCAAGACAGCGACGAGAATGACCCAGGCACAGATCGTGTCTGATCTGGCGGCCAAATGCGATCTCAGCAAGACGGTGGCCAAGGATTTCCTGGACAATCTGTCGGCGTTGGCGGTCAAGGAGGTCAAGAAGAACGGCGTCTTCATCGTTCCGGGCATCGGACGCCTCGTGAAGGACAGCCGCAAGGCCCGCTTGGGACGCAATCCCGCCACCGGCGAGACGATCAAGATTCCCGCCAAGAGGGTGGTCAAGTTTCGTGTCGCCAAGGCTTGCAAGGACGCCATCGTACCACCGAAGAAACCGCGGAGCTGA
- a CDS encoding FAD binding domain-containing protein, giving the protein MLRLPDFTYVRPRTLAEASGALQELGAEAMVVAGGTDVYPKMKRGQFTPRYLVSLSRIEEHRGIRREEGRGLWIGAGETLSAVAGHETVRRAFPALADAAGLVSTLQLRNAGTIGGNLFVDTRCNYYDQSFFWRQAVGFCLKKDGDICLVAPKSRVCLAICSSDTAPVLSSLGAEAVLVGAGGSREVPLDSLYRDDGIDYLAKQPDELLRGVWIPEEAFGWRNVYLKLRRRGSFDFPVLGVAAALRIDASGTCEGAKIVLTAVASAPKVVADATGVLCGRPVDEGAIDEAAELAMRVSHPLDNADMDYWYRKRMTRVYVTRALRQLAAAGETAGGADAPTA; this is encoded by the coding sequence ATGCTGCGACTTCCCGATTTCACTTATGTCCGGCCCCGCACGCTGGCGGAGGCGTCCGGCGCGCTTCAGGAGCTGGGTGCGGAGGCGATGGTCGTGGCCGGGGGCACCGACGTCTACCCCAAGATGAAGCGCGGACAATTCACGCCCCGCTATCTGGTTTCGTTGAGCCGTATCGAAGAGCACCGGGGCATCCGTCGCGAGGAGGGGCGCGGGTTGTGGATCGGCGCGGGCGAGACCCTGAGCGCCGTCGCCGGCCATGAAACCGTGCGCCGGGCCTTTCCGGCGCTGGCCGACGCGGCCGGACTGGTGTCCACGCTTCAACTCCGCAACGCCGGCACCATCGGCGGCAACCTGTTCGTGGATACCCGCTGCAACTACTATGACCAGTCGTTCTTCTGGCGCCAGGCCGTGGGCTTCTGCCTCAAGAAGGACGGGGACATCTGCCTGGTGGCGCCCAAGAGCCGCGTCTGCCTTGCCATCTGCTCCTCGGACACCGCCCCGGTGCTCAGCAGCCTGGGCGCCGAGGCCGTTCTCGTCGGCGCCGGCGGCAGCCGCGAGGTTCCGCTGGACTCCCTCTACCGCGACGACGGCATCGACTACCTCGCCAAGCAACCGGACGAGTTGTTGCGGGGGGTGTGGATCCCGGAGGAAGCGTTCGGATGGCGCAACGTCTACCTCAAGCTGCGCCGCCGGGGGTCCTTCGACTTCCCGGTGCTGGGGGTGGCGGCGGCCTTGCGGATCGATGCGTCGGGCACGTGCGAGGGGGCCAAGATCGTCCTCACCGCGGTCGCGTCGGCGCCCAAGGTGGTGGCCGATGCCACCGGGGTCCTGTGCGGCAGGCCGGTGGACGAGGGCGCCATCGACGAGGCCGCGGAACTGGCCATGCGCGTGTCCCATCCGCTGGACAACGCGGACATGGATTACTGGTATCGAAAGCGCATGACCCGCGTCTATGTCACGCGCGCGTTGCGGCAACTGGCGGCAGCCGGCGAGACGGCCGGCGGCGCGGACGCGCCCACCGCGTGA
- a CDS encoding type II toxin-antitoxin system Phd/YefM family antitoxin: protein MAKLPHIIPVTDLRQDAAAVLKRVGKSREPFVITQRGRAAAVLLSAEAYQRAESERQMLRLLAQGEKDIAEGRGVQLDAVLAEADALLAAEDL from the coding sequence ATGGCGAAATTGCCTCATATTATACCCGTGACCGACCTGCGGCAGGATGCGGCGGCCGTGTTGAAGCGGGTCGGCAAGTCGCGCGAGCCCTTCGTCATTACGCAGCGCGGCCGGGCGGCCGCGGTGCTGCTGAGTGCGGAAGCTTACCAGCGTGCGGAGTCTGAACGGCAAATGCTCCGGCTACTGGCGCAAGGAGAGAAAGATATTGCCGAGGGACGGGGTGTCCAGTTGGACGCGGTGCTGGCGGAGGCCGACGCGCTGCTCGCGGCTGAAGACTTGTGA
- a CDS encoding methionyl-tRNA formyltransferase, which produces MRIVIHGQQAFGKAVLERLATGPDEVVGVFCPPDHEDRPADPLKEAALERGLPVRQPATWKTDEALELIRSFQPDLCVMAYVTLLVPKRVLDAPALGTIQYHPSLLPLHRGPSSINWARIMGDEKTGLTIFWPDEALDEGPILLQKEVEIGEDDTVGSLYFGKLFPMGVDALAEAVELVRAGTAPRIEQDHGRATYESWCGEADAEVDWSRPAEEVHRLICGTDPQPGAWTTVDGNKLKLFGSRVGADKGAPGEILDLSGAGMAVAAGEASVWVQRVRAHDSRAKVGAAEYAGQAGVGPGSRLG; this is translated from the coding sequence ATGCGCATTGTGATCCACGGACAGCAGGCGTTCGGAAAGGCCGTGCTGGAACGGCTTGCGACGGGACCCGACGAGGTGGTTGGGGTTTTCTGTCCGCCGGACCACGAGGACCGGCCCGCGGACCCGCTCAAGGAAGCGGCGCTGGAGCGCGGGCTGCCGGTGCGCCAGCCCGCCACCTGGAAGACGGACGAGGCGCTGGAACTGATCAGGTCCTTCCAACCCGACCTTTGCGTCATGGCCTATGTGACGCTGCTGGTGCCGAAGCGAGTGCTGGACGCGCCCGCGCTGGGCACGATCCAGTACCATCCCTCGCTGTTGCCGCTGCACCGCGGACCCAGCTCCATCAACTGGGCGCGCATCATGGGGGACGAGAAGACCGGCCTCACCATCTTCTGGCCGGACGAGGCTCTGGACGAGGGTCCGATCCTGCTGCAGAAGGAGGTGGAGATCGGCGAGGACGACACCGTGGGCAGTCTCTACTTCGGCAAGCTCTTCCCCATGGGCGTCGACGCCCTGGCCGAGGCCGTGGAGCTGGTGCGCGCCGGCACGGCCCCGCGCATCGAGCAGGACCACGGCCGGGCGACCTACGAGAGCTGGTGCGGCGAGGCGGATGCGGAGGTCGACTGGTCCAGGCCGGCGGAGGAGGTGCACCGCCTCATCTGCGGCACCGACCCCCAGCCCGGCGCCTGGACCACCGTCGACGGCAACAAGCTGAAGCTTTTCGGCAGCCGGGTGGGAGCGGACAAGGGCGCGCCGGGAGAGATCCTCGACCTCTCCGGTGCCGGCATGGCAGTCGCCGCCGGCGAGGCGAGTGTTTGGGTGCAGCGGGTGAGGGCGCATGATTCGCGCGCAAAGGTCGGCGCCGCCGAATACGCCGGGCAGGCTGGCGTTGGTCCCGGGTCGCGCCTGGGCTGA
- a CDS encoding DUF502 domain-containing protein, with the protein MQARKPHFLRNAMITGVLILIPLFVTYLLIAFLFNLLSNSGTPVLRWVLSLFNLDELYWLTLLVPFINLLIVLLLIFLVGVFGTNIVGRRVLAALNQVVMRLPLVSSIYGAVKQLVETLHGPRRSFQRVVLLEYPRKGAWMMGLVATPRPDTFNLSSADTMLSVFIPTTPNPTSGFLVLVPENEVIDTDYNIEEAFKFIVSSGIVGREFTPPEHAGVPGKVPLAAATDKS; encoded by the coding sequence ATGCAAGCGAGAAAACCTCATTTCCTGCGAAACGCGATGATCACGGGGGTGCTGATCCTGATCCCCCTTTTCGTGACGTACCTGCTGATCGCGTTCCTTTTCAATCTGCTGAGCAACTCGGGCACGCCTGTGCTGAGGTGGGTCCTGTCGCTGTTCAACCTCGATGAGCTTTACTGGCTGACGCTCCTGGTCCCGTTCATCAACTTGCTCATCGTCCTGTTGCTGATCTTCCTCGTCGGAGTGTTCGGCACCAACATCGTCGGCCGCCGCGTCCTGGCAGCGCTCAACCAGGTGGTCATGCGCCTGCCGCTGGTCAGTTCCATCTATGGCGCCGTCAAACAGTTGGTGGAGACGCTCCACGGTCCGCGCCGGAGCTTCCAGCGGGTGGTGCTGCTCGAGTATCCCAGAAAGGGGGCCTGGATGATGGGGCTCGTGGCCACGCCCCGGCCCGACACGTTCAACCTTTCCTCCGCCGACACGATGCTGTCGGTCTTCATCCCCACCACCCCGAACCCGACGTCCGGCTTCCTGGTGCTGGTGCCCGAGAACGAAGTCATCGACACCGACTACAACATCGAGGAGGCATTCAAGTTCATCGTCTCCTCGGGCATCGTCGGCCGCGAATTCACCCCACCGGAACACGCCGGCGTGCCCGGGAAGGTTCCTCTGGCGGCGGCCACGGACAAGTCGTAG
- a CDS encoding type II toxin-antitoxin system RelE/ParE family toxin → MSVRFTLSARAQFLAAISYIRRDNPEAARRFRQRSEEVLRRIESFPESGRVIPEFPELPYREVVVPPYRFFYRREGDTVWIAGVWHGAQLPGEP, encoded by the coding sequence GTGAGTGTCCGATTCACGCTATCTGCCCGTGCCCAATTCCTTGCCGCGATTTCCTATATCAGGCGCGACAACCCGGAAGCAGCGAGACGGTTTCGTCAACGCTCGGAGGAAGTTCTACGCCGGATCGAGAGCTTCCCGGAATCCGGCAGAGTCATTCCCGAATTTCCGGAATTGCCCTACCGGGAAGTCGTCGTTCCTCCCTACCGCTTCTTCTACCGTCGCGAAGGCGACACGGTCTGGATCGCAGGTGTGTGGCATGGCGCTCAACTACCGGGTGAACCCTGA
- a CDS encoding (2Fe-2S)-binding protein has product MSSAISDSETITGKRLMRLRVNGEPHEVAGHVTHSLLEVLREEMGLTGTKHGCELGECGTCTVLVDGEPIYSCLMLAVEAEDREVTTVEGLALQGRAHPLQRAFSDLSAAQCGYCIPGILLAAKALLDKQPDPARADIEEALSGNLCRCTGYTKIIESVEQAVREMRGQEGTRA; this is encoded by the coding sequence TTGAGCAGCGCCATTTCCGACAGCGAGACCATCACCGGCAAGCGCCTGATGCGCCTGCGGGTCAACGGCGAGCCGCACGAGGTGGCGGGACACGTCACCCACAGCCTGCTGGAGGTGCTCCGGGAGGAGATGGGCCTCACCGGCACCAAGCACGGGTGCGAGCTGGGCGAGTGCGGCACCTGCACCGTGCTGGTGGACGGCGAGCCCATCTACTCGTGCCTGATGCTGGCGGTGGAGGCCGAGGACCGGGAGGTTACCACGGTGGAGGGCTTGGCCCTGCAAGGCCGGGCGCATCCCTTGCAACGGGCGTTCTCGGACCTGAGCGCCGCCCAGTGCGGCTACTGCATTCCCGGCATCCTGCTGGCGGCCAAGGCGTTGCTGGACAAGCAGCCGGACCCGGCACGCGCCGACATCGAGGAGGCGCTGTCGGGTAACCTGTGCCGCTGCACGGGCTATACCAAGATCATCGAGTCGGTGGAGCAGGCCGTCAGGGAAATGCGCGGCCAAGAAGGTACACGGGCATGA
- a CDS encoding AMP-binding protein: MDRLNGMLDEVLRTNEFYRRKLEGRVAQRPEGLDELSELPFTTKQELVDDQLGHPPFGSDLTYPLERYVRVHQTSGTTGRPMYWLDTEASWDWWGECWKAVLEAAGVGPEDRIFFPFSFGPFVGFWSGWEGARKVGALAVSGGGQSTQQRLKSLLDYGATVLVCTPTYALHMAAEARRAGMDLARNSAVRVTVHAGEPGASIASTRQRIEEAWGARCFDHTGATEVGAFGFACEALAEGVHVNEDEFIAEVVDPESGTPLPDGARGELVLTNLGRVGSPVIRYRTGDLVEPRRGPCACGRDSLVLQGGVLGRVDDMVVVRGVNVFPSAVEGIVRRFPEVEEFRVDVVRTDGMAELKITVEPVAAGAPAGLGEGVVESVRDNLHIRPVVEVVAPGTLPRFELKARRFFRS; the protein is encoded by the coding sequence TTGGACAGGCTCAACGGCATGCTCGACGAGGTGCTCCGGACCAACGAGTTTTATCGGCGCAAGCTCGAAGGGCGCGTCGCACAACGCCCGGAAGGCCTGGATGAGTTGTCGGAGCTGCCGTTTACCACCAAGCAGGAGTTGGTGGACGACCAGCTCGGGCACCCGCCGTTCGGAAGCGACCTGACCTATCCGCTGGAGCGCTACGTGCGTGTGCACCAGACCTCGGGCACAACGGGGCGGCCCATGTACTGGCTGGACACCGAGGCGTCGTGGGACTGGTGGGGCGAGTGCTGGAAGGCGGTGCTGGAAGCGGCCGGGGTCGGGCCCGAGGACCGGATCTTTTTCCCGTTCTCCTTCGGGCCGTTCGTGGGGTTCTGGAGCGGCTGGGAGGGCGCCCGCAAGGTGGGTGCGCTGGCCGTCTCCGGCGGCGGACAGTCCACGCAGCAGCGGCTCAAGAGCCTCCTGGACTACGGCGCCACCGTGCTGGTGTGCACACCCACGTATGCGCTGCACATGGCGGCGGAGGCGCGCCGCGCGGGCATGGACCTGGCGCGGAATTCGGCCGTGCGGGTAACGGTGCACGCGGGCGAGCCCGGCGCGAGCATCGCGTCCACCAGGCAGCGCATCGAGGAGGCATGGGGCGCCCGCTGCTTCGACCACACCGGCGCCACCGAGGTGGGCGCGTTCGGCTTCGCCTGCGAGGCCCTGGCGGAGGGAGTCCACGTCAACGAGGACGAGTTCATCGCCGAGGTGGTGGACCCGGAGAGCGGCACGCCGCTGCCGGACGGCGCCCGAGGCGAGCTGGTGCTGACCAACCTGGGCCGGGTGGGGAGTCCGGTCATCCGCTACCGCACCGGCGACCTGGTGGAGCCGCGGCGGGGACCCTGCGCTTGCGGGCGCGATTCGCTGGTGTTGCAGGGGGGTGTTCTCGGGCGCGTGGATGATATGGTGGTGGTTCGGGGAGTGAACGTCTTCCCGAGCGCGGTGGAGGGCATCGTCCGGCGGTTTCCCGAGGTGGAGGAATTCCGCGTGGACGTGGTGCGGACCGACGGGATGGCCGAGTTGAAGATCACGGTGGAGCCGGTCGCGGCCGGGGCGCCGGCCGGACTCGGGGAAGGCGTGGTGGAGTCCGTCCGGGACAACCTGCACATCCGTCCGGTGGTGGAGGTGGTGGCGCCGGGGACCCTGCCCCGGTTCGAGTTGAAGGCAAGGAGGTTCTTTCGGAGTTGA
- a CDS encoding dynamin family protein — translation MAVPAELEARLASLENHLRTENPILLSAVQSFRKLDDISRRLGFLAADESHATRIPWWPLVAVLGTYSSGKSTFINDYLGQGVQPTGNQAVDDRFSVLCFGKEQDVRVLPGVALDADPRFPFYKMSRAIEEISAGEGSRIDAYLQLKTCSSEALRGKIFIDSPGFDADQQRTATLRVTDRIIDLSDLVLVFFDARHPEPGTMQDTLQHLVEETIHRTDSSKFLYVLNQMDNTARENNPEDIVGSWQRALAQKGLTAGRFYCIYSPNAAVVIEDDGLRGSFEQKRDEDLSEIHGRVRQVGVDRCYRIMGVLEHTARDIELRLVPRLREMITDWRRRVRRLDGAVFAVLLAAVLGWAVWQGAWSDYWAVLSGASAWTYGVLAAAALVAGYVHHTVRRLAAGRVLRTLRRSLGAERDTEVLDALTAAFRKNTSLWRNVFSARPAGWNPATRQQLSEVITEANGYVQTLNDQFTNPGGRTDAAPPADPPAEASG, via the coding sequence ATGGCGGTACCCGCTGAACTGGAAGCGAGGCTGGCGAGCCTGGAGAACCACCTGCGTACGGAGAACCCGATTCTTCTGAGCGCGGTCCAGAGCTTCCGCAAGCTCGACGACATCTCGCGGCGGTTGGGTTTCCTGGCCGCCGACGAGTCCCACGCCACGCGCATTCCGTGGTGGCCGCTGGTGGCCGTCCTGGGAACCTATTCGTCCGGCAAGTCCACCTTCATCAACGATTACCTGGGGCAGGGGGTGCAGCCCACCGGCAACCAGGCGGTGGACGACCGCTTCAGCGTCCTGTGCTTCGGCAAGGAGCAGGACGTCCGCGTGTTGCCGGGGGTGGCGCTGGACGCCGACCCGCGCTTCCCGTTCTACAAGATGAGCCGCGCCATCGAGGAGATCAGCGCCGGCGAGGGCAGCCGCATCGACGCCTACCTCCAGCTCAAGACCTGCTCCAGCGAGGCGTTGAGAGGCAAGATCTTCATCGACTCGCCCGGCTTCGACGCCGACCAGCAGCGGACCGCGACACTACGGGTCACGGACCGCATCATCGACCTGTCGGACTTGGTGCTGGTGTTCTTCGACGCCAGGCATCCGGAGCCCGGCACCATGCAGGACACCCTTCAGCACTTGGTGGAGGAGACGATCCACCGGACCGACTCGAGCAAGTTCCTTTACGTGTTGAACCAGATGGACAACACCGCCCGGGAGAACAACCCGGAAGACATCGTGGGCTCCTGGCAGCGGGCGCTGGCGCAGAAGGGGCTCACCGCGGGGCGTTTCTACTGCATCTACAGCCCCAACGCCGCCGTCGTCATCGAGGACGACGGGCTGCGGGGGAGTTTCGAGCAGAAGCGGGACGAGGATCTTTCGGAGATCCATGGACGCGTCCGGCAGGTGGGCGTGGACCGCTGCTATCGCATCATGGGCGTCCTGGAGCACACCGCGCGCGACATCGAGTTGCGCCTGGTGCCGAGGCTCCGGGAGATGATCACCGACTGGCGCCGCCGGGTGCGGCGGCTGGACGGCGCCGTCTTCGCCGTGCTGCTGGCCGCGGTGCTGGGGTGGGCGGTCTGGCAGGGCGCATGGAGCGACTACTGGGCGGTGCTTTCAGGGGCGTCGGCGTGGACCTACGGCGTGCTGGCGGCCGCGGCCCTGGTGGCCGGCTACGTCCACCACACCGTCCGGCGATTGGCCGCCGGGCGGGTCCTGCGAACTCTCCGGCGCTCGCTGGGAGCCGAGCGCGACACCGAGGTGCTCGACGCCCTCACCGCGGCATTCCGCAAGAACACGAGCCTCTGGCGCAACGTGTTCTCGGCGCGTCCGGCCGGCTGGAACCCCGCCACCCGGCAGCAACTCTCCGAGGTGATCACCGAGGCCAACGGCTACGTGCAGACTCTCAACGACCAGTTCACCAACCCCGGCGGCCGGACGGACGCGGCGCCCCCGGCGGATCCGCCCGCCGAGGCGTCCGGGTAG
- a CDS encoding molybdopterin-dependent oxidoreductase — MKKNGFSVIGKPLPRIDGPAKCAGDTRYADDMVLPRMLFSRLLRSPHPHALVHGVSARRALELAGVHAVITGADVPTKFGIMPSTQDEEALAVDKVRYVGDPVAAVAAVSEDVAEEALGLIDVDYEVLDPILSIEGALAAEDHRIHTWNRHANIQKAVSFEFGDVDGGFEEADEVFEGTYFFQGNTHLPMEQYCALASYTPDGKLTLWSSTQTPHYVHRALSRVLGLPMGHIRVVATPVGGGFGGKSDPFSHEIAVAKLAMVTGRPVKITLNREESFYVHRGRHPVKMWMRTGVKRDGTLTGMWFRSFLDGGGYSSYGLATVYYTGALQTVTYELPAYKFEGVRVFTNKPPCGPKRGHGTPQPRFAMEVQLDEIAEKLGLDPVEMRLKQVVVPDSVTVNGLRVSTIGLRECIEKVAERSGWKDKHRALPHGHGIGFAASSYISGAGLPIYWNDMPHSGVQLRADRGGGVTVFCGSTDIGQGSDSILAFAVAEELGLRPEDVRVVTADTDLTPVDLGSYSSRVTVMTGNAAIQACGNLKERLFEVASEVLEVPADDLEMEEGQVRSRSLPERGLAFAECVERAETRFGTLGTTGSYRPPRHPGDYKGAGVGPTPSYSYSAAVVELHCDGDTGEIRIDKVWIAHDCGRAFNPLWVEGQVEGSVYMALGEVLMEEQIFRKSGVHKIPSILEYKSPTTLETPPIETILVETDDPEGPFGAKEAGQGPLLPVIPAVSNAVYDAVGVRIREIPVTPDKILRALDQRLKDPTVPAFEFPTPIRWAPGQGVEVPQKS, encoded by the coding sequence ATGAAGAAGAACGGGTTCTCGGTCATCGGCAAGCCGCTGCCGCGCATCGACGGTCCGGCCAAGTGCGCCGGCGACACGCGCTACGCCGACGACATGGTGCTGCCGCGCATGCTGTTTTCCCGGCTGCTGCGGAGCCCGCACCCCCACGCCCTGGTGCACGGCGTGTCGGCCCGCCGGGCGCTGGAGTTGGCGGGCGTCCACGCGGTCATCACGGGCGCGGACGTGCCTACCAAGTTCGGCATCATGCCTTCCACCCAGGACGAGGAGGCGCTGGCGGTGGACAAGGTGCGCTACGTCGGCGACCCGGTGGCGGCGGTGGCGGCGGTGAGCGAGGACGTGGCCGAGGAGGCGCTGGGGCTCATCGACGTCGACTACGAGGTGCTCGACCCCATCCTGTCCATCGAGGGCGCGCTGGCGGCCGAGGATCACCGCATCCACACGTGGAACCGGCACGCCAACATCCAGAAGGCGGTGTCCTTCGAGTTCGGCGACGTGGACGGCGGTTTCGAGGAGGCCGACGAAGTCTTCGAGGGCACCTACTTCTTCCAGGGCAACACGCACCTGCCCATGGAGCAGTATTGCGCGCTGGCGAGCTACACCCCCGACGGCAAGCTCACGCTGTGGTCCTCCACCCAGACGCCGCACTACGTGCACCGTGCCCTGTCCCGGGTGCTGGGGCTGCCCATGGGGCACATCCGGGTGGTCGCCACGCCGGTGGGCGGCGGCTTCGGCGGCAAGAGCGACCCGTTCTCCCACGAGATCGCGGTGGCCAAGCTGGCCATGGTCACCGGGCGGCCGGTGAAGATCACCCTCAACCGGGAGGAGTCGTTCTACGTGCACCGGGGACGCCATCCGGTGAAGATGTGGATGCGTACGGGTGTCAAGCGCGACGGCACCCTCACGGGCATGTGGTTTCGCTCCTTCCTGGACGGCGGCGGCTACAGCAGCTACGGCTTGGCCACGGTCTACTACACCGGCGCGCTGCAGACCGTGACCTACGAGCTGCCGGCCTACAAGTTCGAGGGCGTGCGCGTGTTCACCAACAAGCCGCCGTGCGGCCCCAAGCGCGGCCACGGCACGCCGCAGCCGCGCTTCGCCATGGAAGTGCAACTTGACGAGATCGCCGAGAAGCTCGGGCTGGACCCGGTGGAAATGCGCCTCAAGCAGGTGGTGGTGCCCGACAGCGTCACCGTGAACGGTCTGCGAGTCTCCACCATCGGCCTGCGGGAATGCATCGAGAAGGTGGCCGAGCGCTCGGGCTGGAAGGACAAGCACCGCGCGCTGCCCCACGGCCACGGCATCGGTTTCGCCGCCAGCTCCTACATCAGCGGCGCGGGCCTGCCCATCTACTGGAACGACATGCCCCACTCGGGAGTGCAGCTCCGGGCGGACCGGGGCGGCGGCGTCACGGTCTTCTGCGGCTCCACGGACATCGGCCAGGGTTCGGACTCGATCCTCGCCTTCGCCGTGGCCGAGGAGCTGGGGCTTCGGCCGGAGGACGTGCGCGTGGTGACGGCGGACACCGACCTCACCCCGGTGGACCTGGGGAGCTACTCCAGCCGGGTCACGGTGATGACCGGCAACGCCGCCATCCAGGCCTGCGGCAACCTCAAGGAACGCCTGTTCGAGGTGGCCTCGGAGGTGCTGGAGGTGCCCGCCGACGACCTGGAGATGGAGGAAGGGCAGGTGCGCAGCCGCAGCCTGCCGGAGCGGGGCCTGGCCTTCGCCGAGTGCGTCGAGCGCGCCGAGACCCGCTTCGGCACCCTGGGCACCACCGGCAGCTACCGGCCGCCGCGCCATCCGGGCGACTACAAGGGCGCCGGCGTCGGCCCCACGCCGTCGTACAGCTACTCCGCCGCGGTGGTGGAGCTCCACTGCGACGGCGACACCGGCGAGATCCGCATCGACAAGGTATGGATCGCCCACGACTGCGGCCGCGCCTTCAATCCCTTGTGGGTGGAGGGGCAGGTGGAGGGCAGCGTGTACATGGCGTTGGGCGAGGTCTTGATGGAAGAGCAGATCTTCCGCAAGTCGGGCGTGCACAAGATCCCTTCCATCCTGGAGTACAAGAGCCCTACCACGCTGGAGACGCCGCCCATCGAGACCATCCTGGTGGAGACCGACGACCCCGAGGGCCCGTTCGGCGCCAAGGAGGCCGGCCAGGGTCCGCTGCTGCCCGTGATACCGGCGGTGTCCAACGCCGTCTACGATGCCGTGGGCGTGCGCATCCGCGAGATACCGGTGACCCCCGACAAGATCCTGCGGGCGCTGGACCAGCGGCTGAAGGATCCCACCGTGCCGGCCTTCGAGTTTCCCACGCCGATTCGCTGGGCCCCGGGCCAGGGCGTCGAGGTGCCGCAAAAGAGCTAG